A window of the Xenopus laevis strain J_2021 chromosome 9_10L, Xenopus_laevis_v10.1, whole genome shotgun sequence genome harbors these coding sequences:
- the LOC108703766 gene encoding oocyte zinc finger protein XlCOF7.1-like: MSNIIQLLTGEVAIRTHDVSIYFSLDEWDYIKGNKDLYREGIKEEPQKLRPMDIQNTGFLCNYMRHQLQRYTKNKRSLYCEHAASDNNGSTVPKTNPSKTVAEGAVVCGDRNTTNPDISPPKQPPKENCIKSGSPASKGGSHAVECGLKSLPEQVQGRHRSNPLIICSLTDSTSPDYISNDIKPDFLCKKRIRLDNGIKTLTEKIHTTDASTSAFGRSLDSGFPVSSLSRAIKEEPVSWEERSHSGCSMNPLTEQIEKTNTFTPIMGYSFKNSLSANYYLNGMKEEVTSFEGGTRSICSINPLADQIQRNKISAPVMGCGLNNRASALQPHVYSKKLKSNATCLSPLNTPLLQVMYCCAVCHARFASYKDLVSHLITHTEEKTISCSICGKSFKRHAEYIRHQKIHTGEKPFICSECGKCFKQRSELNLHRRGHTGEKPFSCSECGKCFKRRSIVVEHQRIHTGEKPFTCSECGKCFTQRSHLIVHRRTHTGKKPFSCSVCGKCFTRHSQLILHLRTHTGD, from the exons atgtccaacatcatccagctgctgactggagag gttgccataaggactcatgatgtttccatctatttttccttggacgagtgggactatataaaaggaaacaaggacctTTACAGGGAAGGGATAAAGGAGGAGCCCCAGAAGCTACGCCCAATGG ATATACAGAATACCGGCTTTCTCTGTAACTACATGCGGCACCAACTTCAGCGATACACTAAAAACAAGAGATCCCTTT ATTGTGAACATGCAGCTTCAGATAATAATGGCAGCACTGTTCCTAAAACCAACCCAAGCAAGACCGTGGCTGAAGGAGCAGTTGTTTGTGGAGACAGAAATACCACAAACCCTGACATTTCTCCACCTAAACAGCCCCCAAAAGAAAATTGTATTAAATCAGGGTCACCTGCAAGTAAAGGGGGAAGCCATGCAGTGGAATGTGGCTTAAAGTCACTTCCAGAACAGGTACAGGGAAGACATCGTTCTAACCCTCTGATAATATGCAGTCTGACAGACAGCACGTCACCTGATTATATATCAAACGATATTAAGCCggattttttgtgtaaaaaacgaATCCGTTTAGACAACGGTATTAAAACACTTACAGAAAAGATACACACAACAGATGCATCTACTTCTGCCTTTGGACGCAGTCTGGATTCTGGATTTCCAGTGAGTTCTCTTTCAAGAGCTATAAAAGAGGAACCGGTTTCATGGGAAGAAAGAAGCCATTCCGGTTGCAGCATGAATCCACTGACAGAACAGATAGAGAAGACAAATACATTTACTCCTATTATGGGATACAGCTTTAAGAACAGCTTGTCAGCTAATTATTACTTAAATGGTATGAAAGAGGAAGTGACTTCATTTGAAGGAGGAACCCGTTCAATTTGCAGTATTAATCCCCTTGCAGATCAGatacagagaaataaaatatcTGCTCCTGTGATGGGGTGTGGCCTAAACAACAGAGCATCCGCTCTACAGCCCCACGTATATAGTAAAAAGCTGAAGAGTAATGCCACGTGTTTGTCTCCTCTAAACACACCCTTGTTACAAGTCATGTACTGCTGTGCCGTGTGCCACGCACGCTTTGCTAGTTACAAGGATCTCGTCAGCCATCTGATAACTcacacagaagaaaaaacaatctCCTGCTCAATCTGCGGGAAAAGTTTTAAACGCCATGCAGAATATATTCGCCATCAGAAAatccacacgggggagaaaccattcatttGTTCCGAGTGTGGCAAATGCTTCAAACAGCGCTCTGAGCTGAACCTGCACCGAAGGGGACACACGGGAGAGAAGCCATTTTCCTGTTCTGAGTGCGGCAAATGTTTCAAGCGGCGCTCCATTGTGGTGGAACATCAGAGgattcacacgggggagaaacccttcacttGCTCCGAGTGCGGCAAATGTTTCACACAGCGCTCGCACCTGATTGTACACCGAAGAACTCACACAGGGAAGAAGCCATTTTCTTGTTCTgtatgtgggaaatgtttcacGCGACACTCGCAACTGATTCTTCATCTCAGAACACATACCGGAGATTAA
- the LOC108703934 gene encoding E3 ubiquitin-protein ligase Midline-1 — MACADLIEELNCSLCLDIYTDPVMLPCGHNFCQGCIKRVLDTQEGCRGYSCPECRAEYQERPVLQRNRTLANIAERFLSSLLKPKKTGILCSYCVLSPAPAVKSCLHCETSLCDVHLTVHNMSVEHILTDPTTSFRNRKCSTHNKLLEYYCCKDGAPICVSCCLAGEHRGHRVELLSEASDKEKEKLRNVLEKMISERVETERRAKNTQRCTKKIQEKTVSLEVQIAALFSDIREQLEFLEKRLKIDLSWQNVKVLLHVSDLMEQLEKKKDELSSKIHHIEELCNMADPLTVLQERESHGAVFCGAEGEQSESKQNDETNLIPVLDLDVGLILVSLSTGLHRFLNSVRVNSKFCAQEASGMVLSINTASNHVAVSGDGKTATWTEINQNYPKTPERFIVFPQALSSISFSSGQHYWEVEGSESGGWRVGVAYPSMERRGEHSISGNNAKSWSLSMYNREYSVRHNRTVTKLPGKYSSQRFGIFLDYDAGHLSFYELNNPVRLLHTFTATFTEPLCPSFVVNSNSWVKIRNQ, encoded by the coding sequence ATGGCGTGTGCAGATCTAATAGAAGAGCTGAACTGCTCCCTCTGTCTGGACATTTACACTGATCCTGTAATGCTgccgtgtggccataacttctgccaAGGCTGCATTAAGAGGGTGCTGGATACCCAGGAGGGATGTAGAGGTTATTCCTGTCCGGAATGCAGAGCTGAGTATCAGGAGCGCCCTGTCCTGCAGAGGAACCGAACACTGGCCAATATAGCAGAGCGGTTCCTCTCTTCTCTGCTAAAGCCAAAGAAGACTGGAATCCTTTGCAGTTACTGTGTCCTCTCTCCTGCACCTGCTGTTAAATCCTGTCTGCACTGTGAGACCTCCCTGTGTGATGTCCATCTCACTGTTCACAACATGTCAGTGGAACACATCTTAACTGACCCCACCACTTCTTTCAGAAACAGAAAATGTTCCACTCACAACAAGCTCCTGGAGTATTACTGCTGTAAGGATGGGGCCCCtatctgtgtgtcctgctgtctggctggagagcacaggggccacagggtggagctgctgagtgaggcctctgatAAGGAGAAAGAGAAACTGAGGAATGTTCTGGAGAAAATGATCTCAGAGAGAGTGGAGACTGAGAGACGAGCCAAAAACACACAGAGATGTACAAAAAAGATTCAAGAAAAAACTGTAAGCCTAGAAGTGCAGATTGCTGCCCTGTTTAGTGATATTAGGGAACAGCTTGAATTTCTAGAAAAACGACTAAAGATTGACCTCTCCTGGCAAAATGTTAAGGTTTTACTCCATGTCTCTGATCTAATGGagcagctggaaaaaaagaaggaTGAGCTGTCCAGTAAGATCcatcacattgaggagctgtgcaacatggcagatccactcactgtcctacaggaacgggaatcacatggagctgtaTTCTGTGGGGCTGAGGGGGAACAGAGCGAGAGTAAACAAAATGATGAAACTAACCTCATTCCTGTATTGGATCTGGATGTAGGTTTGATCTTAGTGTCATTAAGCACAGGCTTGCATAGATTTCTAAACAGTGTTAGAGTCAATAGCAAGTTCTGTGCACAAGAGGCTTCAGGCATGGTTCTCAGTATAAACACAGCTAGTAACCATGTGGCTGTGTCAGGGGATGGGAAAACCGCAACGTGGACCGAAATAAATCAGAATTATCCCAAAACCCCAGAGAGATTTATTGTGTTTCCACAGGCTTTAAGCTCCATAAGCTTTTCATCAGGGCAGCATTACTGGGAGGTGGAAGGAAGTGAATCAGGAGGATGGAGGGTTGGGGTGGCCTATCCTTCCATGGAAAGAAGAGGAGAACATTCAATCAGTGGAAATAATGCAAAGTCCTGGAGCCTGAGCATGTATAATAGGGAATATTCAGTAAGACACAACAGAACGGTGACTAAGTTACCTGGCAAATATTCCAGCCAGAGGTTTGGGATATTCCTGGACTATGACGCTGGACATCTTTCTTTTTATGAGCTGAATAACCCAGTCAGACTCTTACACACCTTTACTGCAACCTTCACAGAGCCCCTGTGTCCTTCATTCGTTGTAAACAGCAATTCCTGGGTGAAAATTAGGAACCAGTGA